A region from the Lutra lutra chromosome 1, mLutLut1.2, whole genome shotgun sequence genome encodes:
- the DAPK3 gene encoding death-associated protein kinase 3, with product MSTFRQEDVEDYYEMGEELGSGQFAIVRKCRQKGTGKEYAAKFIKKRRLSSSRRGVSREEIEREVNILREIRHPNIITLHDIFENKTDVVLILELVSGGELFDFLAEKESLTEDEATQFLKQILDGVHYLHSKRIAHFDLKPENIMLLDKNVPNPRIKLIDFGIAHKIEAGNEFKNIFGTPEFVAPEIVNYEPLGLEADMWSIGVITYILLSGASPFLGETKQETLTNISAVNYDFDEEYFSNTSELAKDFIRRLLVKDPKRRMTIAQSLEHSWIKAIRRRNVRREDSGRKPERRRLKTARLKEYTIKSHSSMPPNNTYVNFERFSKVLEEVAAAEEGLRGLEHSRRLCHEDIEALTAIYEEKEAWYREENESIGQDLRRLRQELHKTEALRRQAQEAAKGALLGASGLKRRFSRLENRYEALAKQVASEMRFVQDLVRAMEQEKLRGTECSLR from the exons ATGTCTACATTCAGGCAGGAAGACGTGGAGGACTACtatgagatgggggaggagctGGGCAG CGGCCAGTTTGCCATCGTGCGGAAGTGCCGGCAGAAGGGCACCGGCAAGGAGTACGCGGCCAAGTTCATCAAGAAGCGTCGCCTGTCGTCCAGCCGGCGGGGGGTCAGCCGGGAGGAGATCGAGCGGGAGGTCAACATCCTGCGGGAGATCCGGCACCCCAACATCATCACGCTGCACGACATCTTCGAGAACAAGACGGACGTGGTGCTCATCCTGGAGCTGGTCTCGGGCGGGGAGCTCTTCGACTTCCTGGCCGAGAAGGAGTCGCTGACGGAGGACGAGGCCACGCAGTTCCTCAAGCAGATCCTGGACGGTGTCCACTACCTGCACTCCAAGCGCATCGCCCACTTCGACCTCAAG CCAGAAAACATCATGCTGCTGGACAAGAACGTGCCCAACCCGCGGATCAAGCTCATCGACTTCGGCATCGCCCACAAGATCGAGGCAGGGAATGAGTTCAAGAACATCTTCGGCACCCCCGAGTTCGTGG CTCCGGAGATTGTCAACTATGAGCCCCTGGGTCTGGAGGCAGACATGTG GAGCATCGGTGTCATCACCTACATCCT TCTGAGCGGCGCCTCCCCGTTCCTGGGTGAGACGAAGCAGGAGACCCTGACCAACATCTCGGCTGTGAACTACGACTTCGACGAGGAATACTTCAGCAACACCAGCGAGCTGGCCAAGGACTTCATCCGCCGACTGCTCGTCAAAGACCCCAA GAGAAGAATGACCATCGCCCAGAGCCTGGAGCATTCCTGGATCAAG GCGATCCGGCGGCGGAACGTGCGGCGCGAGGACAGCGGCCGGAAGCCCGAGCGGCGGCGCCTGAAGACGGCTCGGCTCAAGGAGTACACCATCAAGTCGCACTCCAGCATGCCCCCCAACAACACATACGTCAACTTTGAGCGCTTCTCCAAGGTGCTGGAGGAGGTGGCGGCGGCCGAGGAGGGCCTGCGGGGGCTGGAGCACAGCCGGCGCCTCTGCCATGAGGACATCGAGGCTCTGACGGCCATCTACGAGGAGAAGGAGGCCTGGTACCGGGAGGAGAACGAGAGCATCGGCCAGGACCTGCGGCGGCTGCGGCAGGAGCTGCACAAGACCGAGGCGCTGCGGCGGCAGGCCCAGGAGGCGGCCAAGGGTGCCCTGCTGGGGGCCAGCGGGCTCAAGCGCCGCTTCAGCCGCCTCGAGAACCGCTACGAGGCCCTGGCGAAGCAGGTGGCCTCCGAGATGCGCTTCGTGCAGGATCTGGTGCGGGCCATGGAGCAGGAGAAGCTGCGGGGCACGGAGTGCAGCCTCCGCtag